ttccagctttggaagacaacatttccgaagaaattcgggctattccggccgaaatgctcgaaaaagttgcccaaaattggactttccgaatggaccacctaagacgcagccgcggtcaacatttaaatgaaattatcttcaaaaagtaaatgtcatgtaccaatctaacgtttaaaataaagaaccgatgagattttgcaaattttatgcgttttattgtttaaaaaagttctcaagctcttaaaaaatcaccctttattaatcATATTGTGGTATGCTtgaaaatatcaggtgtacagctttgcttccgccgttttccgtgcctaacgaattgtcatcgccgtttcagtgacattattcacgctcgaaaatgtctgtttatgtgcccaattctcgccatttgcgggaagttttacttttctgttacaatccgaaaaaaatgcagctgaagcgcatcgaatgctctcagaaacttacggtgatgctgctctgagtaaaagaatgtgtcgggagtggtttcatcgttttaaaaatggtgatttcgatgtcgaagacaaacatgatggtggaagggaaaataccttcaaagatgaacaactatgtagaagcattgcttgatgaagattcgtgccaaagccCAAGaaaagcttgccgaatcgttgggagtgagtcagcaagccatttcaaaacgtctcaaggccctgggcatgattcagaaagaaggaaactgggtgccgtacgagttgaaaccgagggacatcgagcgccgtctatttgtatgtgagcaactgcttcaaagacaaaatcgtacgGGGTTTTtaaatcgaatcgtaaccggtgatgaaaagtgggttcgatacgataatcctaaacgcacaaaatcatggggaaagcccgggcatgctacttctttgaaagcaaaaccgaatattcacggcgccaaggttatgatttgtatggggtgggatcagctcggtgtgatttactacgagctcttaaaaccaggtgaaaccatcacaggagatcgctaccgaacgcaactcaTGCACCTTAGTcgtgcgctaaaagaaaagcggccacaatttcaagagcgacatgacaaagtcatcctccaacacgacaatgctcggcctcacatcgcaaaagtggtcaaaaagtacctggaaacgctgaaatgggaagtcttgccccacccaccgtattccccagatgtcgccccttctgacttccacctattccgttcgatggcacacggcctggcagatcaacattttcaatccttcgaagagttggaaaaatggattgctcatggatagcgtcaaaagaggattcttctttcgagccgggatccgaaaattgccggaaaaagatggagaaagttgtcgctagcgacagacaatactttgaataatacatctgtaagcactttttcgcaataaagcttttaattttgaaaaaaaaacggcggaagcaaagttgtacaccggaatcgctttgtttgaccgtcttctAATAATGACTACCggttggagcatttttttaggttttttgtTTAGCCCCTTTGAAGTGAtggtattaaatttttaacacactgcaccatataattccggaaccggatttcggatccggagaaaattcaggaattctgtatgggagcacaggacctttcatttgaatttaagttggtgaaaatcggacGAACcttcgttgagaaaagtgaataaGATCCACTTGGGACAAtatgacaactatttccggtgcgtccggaatcggaaaccgggaaccataATGCCCGGAATCAGTTTTTCGGCCGTCTACTGATgatgactatcgaatggagtagttttgagaccagtttagacaaTTTTTCAAGGGTTCGTTTCACCCATTCAAGTGATgttgtaaaatttttaacgcactttaccctattataccgaaaccggaattcggatccagaaGAAATTCAGATGTTCTGTATATAAGACCTTgaatttaaagactgtcccagaaagtatgggtgcaaccaaaaaccgctgccatttcgcaatggttcagaatctgtcaatttttatagctacgtcctgttgtttacactcttccctaaccacttgtgcagttgtttacccgttttcattagtttgtttcgaaatgcgtggactttcaaactcgattacaattccttgccgggaccacaatatcatacggtgcgagaagggcaagtgttaaaccagtccgagacatcgattgaagtcgaaaaatttggtaagaaagctatgttctggcaagcaatttgtagctgcagtaagatttcgaaacccttcatcaccactgcttcaatgaacagcgaaatatacatcaagcaatgtttacaaaaacgactcctacccatgattcgaagcctgtTTTGTTTTCTGGTCAGATCTTTCTtcctgccactactcgaaatcaacggtagaatggtatactaccaaaaatgtcactttcgtcccaaaagacatgaatccaccaaattgctcacaacttcgaccaattgaggaattttggacttaacgaaggcacatcttaggaaacatgtctcggcagccgaaaccattcaacagttcgaaaaagattggaaaaaagtgtcaaacgaaaaagatttgaaaaaagtgtcaaagcgccagctagtctacaaattctgttgttgtagtctaatattatcagtatatcgaataaaatttgaatatcaaacacttgtgaattatttacagcgaaatcaaagtgcgtccatactttctgggacagtctttaaatctaagtttgtagcaaTCGGTCGCACCAGCTTTAAGAAAAAATAACAcagttattttcattattttgcacattttatccaatAACTTGGGAACCGGATGTactatccaaacaaaatttaaaaaatttgtatgggatcataagacctttcattcgagtcTAAGATtatgaaaaccggttcagccgtttctaagaaattttAGTGATTTCTACTTTGGagtacatgatcactttttttcGACACTTCCGGAATCTGGAACGAAGATttggtatacccaaaatcaatgtatttagtCATCAACTAATCCAATTTGCccaattcaagaattatacggctcCAATGTTTACTTTCTAATCGATTATTTTCTCAACCGTTCTTTTAACTCCTGGATACTGGACTCGATCTCAGGTCTAGGTtaaaaattcaggttcagtaatcagttttaaaattcagacACCAACTCTAAATCTGGATTTGGATTTTATACCTGAGTGATCATGGAAATGAATTCAGGACCACGAATTCACGAATcttaaactgaattctgaacctagattctggCGTACTCGGATGCAGAAGATGATTACGACAGATTCTGGATCTTAATTATTGGCCTGCACTTTGATTCTGCCCCTCAATACACTGAACTTAGTCCTGGACTCTGTacatggacctgaattctgatccTTGAATCTGGTTTTGATTCTGGTTTTGAATATTGAACTTTGacctgagctctggacctggaCCAAATTTTTTAACCTAAATTTGGGTTCTGGATTTGAGTTCTAAACTTTTAtgttgaacctgaattctgaaaattgtCTCGAATTACTATTGCGCTCCTTTGTCCagaatttataaatttttaggAATATGAACTGTAGTTTCTAATGAACAATGTAAAATATATAATCAGCCTCTGAAAAcaaaactgtttattgaataaagGAACAGGAAAGTTTGATCGCGCGTAAGCTAACATAACCTACCAATCGATACACCCTGTAGCtcaggaaccaaaagtcggttccgggtaaaattcaatagtagccaATGGGACAATAATACCTTTAACTTGGGCCTAAACTTGTGAACATCgtaacgccatctctgagaaaaatgagtacatTCCATTTTGAAGTATACGACCACTATTTCTTAGATGGATTGAAGCAGAGGAATGCACTCCCTAAATGATTGTTTAATGTAGCGCTCGAAGATGCGATACTAAAATCCAACGTGCAGAGAATCGAAACCATCATAAACGCTTCTAGGCTTTACAAAACAGAGTTAATTGGATTATTGAATCAACTTGGAGAAGTATTTCGAAGAAATTGGTTTGTGGAACAGATACAATTTAGATAAATAAACTTCCAgtgtcgcaaaaaaaaaaaaaaatcttccagtCCTCAACCATTCAATCTTAACGTAAAACCTTAGGTTAAGCGTTTATTGAAAACCTTTTCGATATCACAGTAGTAGTTCCTGAACCACGAGACAAATCTAACAACTAGGCCGTCTAGGAAACAACGGACACATTCCCGAGCAGTCGGGAAATGTCGTCCTGGTCGGTGGTCGGTGGCACGTTCAGCCGCGAGCTTGACGGTCCCGGATGAACCTGCACCGAAACCCGTTTGACAGCTCGTCGTCGGCGGTCATTTTCCGGTGATTGCCACGGTGAATCCGCAGGGGACTGGGGCACCTCCGGACTAAGGTTCGTGTACGAAGGACGCCCCGTCTGCTTCGGTGACTTCATGCGTACCCGTCGATTCTGGGGACTTTGAGCGATACTGGAGCGTTTGGGCAGAGCCGGTCCGTAACTGGTGTGGTGGATAGTTTTCTGAATTTCCCCACGCAAACTGTAGATCTTCGACAGAAACTTGCGAGCTTCCTCCACTCCATGGTCATCGCTCAGTAGACTACACAACCGTTCCGCCTGTTTCAGATAGATCAATCCTTGATTGAGCGATCGAAAGACGTACGACGTCTGGGCCATGTCGATAAAGTGCTGCACAAAAATGTTGTAAATCAATTGACGGCGAATGTTTTCCATGTGCTTCAGAGGACTGAACTGCGAATTGAAAAAGAACTAGATTAAACTAGATTTACACCCGAATTGTTCGACCGAGACCACTAACCATCAAATCGATTGAATCCACCGAAACACGTCGTTCTTCGATGGTTTTCTGGTCCTGTTTCTTCTTTTCCTTCTCCATGAACCGCACGATTCGGGTCCTCTGTTTACGTGATTCCACCTCCTGCTGGTTGAAATATGCCATCGATCCAACCGCAACCTCTTTCTCGTACCCATCGTCGTCTGCGGAATCCTCGGCGGCCAGATTCTCGCTATCGTCCCCGATCAGCGGATTGATAATCTTCAGAGGATTTTCGATGATCAACACCGAGTACAGTCGCTTGATGCGGATCTTCGGATAGAAAGTGACATTCCCGCCGGGCAGTTTCATGTTCCGAAGCGCTACCAGAATGTGCATCACCGGATTTTCGGTAATCCGAAAGATCCGTTTGTGTAACTCCACCAGTACCTTTTCGGGGATGTTCTCGAACAGATTCCGACTGGGCAGGAAGTAGTCCGGCAGTTTGTGCGTTTTAATGCGATCCAGTAGGGCGTTTAGGAAACGCATCAAAGCTTCCCCGAGATAGTCTTCCGGCCAGGCTGCGTAGTTGGACTCGCATTGCCAGAACAGATGGGCCCGTAGGTGTTCGTTACCGAACATGCTGACCCCCGAAGTGAAAGCCGGATCGACAAACGTTTTGAACAGGAGTTTCGTCAGCATGTAGATTTTTGTTTGGGTATTCGTCAGACAACTGTCCAGATAGCGTTCCGCTTCGGGAAATACGATTTTCCACTCCAGTTGACGGTACCGGTTGTTGCCCTGCTTCGGAGCATACCCGGAAGGGATGACGTGACAACCGAAGGATTTGACCTTCTGAATCATGGGAGGCGTTGGCCATTGGAATTTTTGCTTGTTCAAGGGGTTCACTTTAACCTCACGTTTCCGGTGAATCCATTCCACCGCTTCCCGTGGCCAAGGACAAAGAATGGCCGGGATAATTTCCCAACAACCACTATAGATCACGGCTCCTTTCCAAGTGGCCCTATCCAGATCTTCCGTTGCTATTCCCAGCTCCTGTGCCAGGGTATTCTGGAATAGGTTGATGAAGTAGGCCAGGAAACCTTTCGAGTTCAGATACTGCCGTTGTTCGGTGATGTATTCTACGGGGTTACTTTTCACCGCAAGACCTCCTTTCGCTAGGTAGCCCAGCTTGTCGGCATCGGATTCAGCATCCGAGTAGTAACCCTGGTTCAGTTCGGTTGGACAGTTTACGGTGGTCACGCAATAGTCCGGTAGAACCGTGGTGCTAACCGGATGCTCCTCACACATTCCTTTCATTATACTGAGCGGTTGATGAGTGTTGATTGCCGTGATGTAGGCGTAGTCGTACTCACTGCTCGGCGGAGACGTGGAACTGGTCGAGGTCGACGGAATAAGTAAACGTAGATTCATTCCGTAGATGCTACCGTTGGCCGTTTTGAGCGGTTTATTCGCTACGCTATCTCGGTAGTTTAGTTTGCCGAATCGAACAACTGGGACGTCCTCTTCCTCGTCATCTACCTCGTCTTCTTCATCCAAGGTATCACTTTCACTGGTGCTACTGTTTTTCCTGTTTTGCTTCGACCGTTGTTGTTTACTCAATCCGTTCGGTTCATCACCGTAAACACTCGCTCCGTTCTCGTTTATCTCATCCAGAGGCGACGGATTGTTCGGTTTGATGTATTCGGTACTCTTCAGCTTGATGTACCCGTGATGGCAGTAAGCTCGACGCCGTTTTCCGGCACTGTTCAGCTTCTCCTCCAGGCCGTCTTCGATTTCCAGCTTGTAGATGGGAGCATCCGTCAATATGCTGTACACCGAAGTCTCTCCCGGGTTGGATATTTCGATGTTGTCGTGTATGACGTAGCAGGTCTGCGAATGCAGAGGCTGTAGTTCGTTCTTCCGAATTCCATGCCTAGAATACCGTAAAAAATTAGTcggtttttttcgaacaaccatATTGTCATTACTCACTTCGGAAGAAACTTAACTCTCTGATCAACTGCATCCTGCAGTCGATCCGGCAGAATAACCGTTTTGCAGTGCCGCGAGATCCTACTGTTGTGTTTGTTCTCCAGCTGTCGGTTCCTTTCGACTGCATCCCACATTTCCCTGAAAGCAAAAAACGGGGGAAAGATAGCGGTTAGTCGTTAAACATGTTTGTCTGTACTGATAAGATTATTTTCGGTGCGGGATGTCTCTGTGGGGAACTGGTGGAAGGACAGACGACGAAGAATTGCACTATCAGCCGAAGCCAGAGATAGTTCATTCAGTAGAATGTATCTGGTGTTCGAAACTGCCTTTACTCGGTCAACCTGGGAGTGAAGGTCGTTTCGGAGGTATCCGACCTC
This genomic window from Malaya genurostris strain Urasoe2022 chromosome 1, Malgen_1.1, whole genome shotgun sequence contains:
- the LOC131425620 gene encoding uncharacterized protein LOC131425620 isoform X2, which codes for MGRSASKQSTPNNPWEAEIARKKRREQSARDRAKEVKAERKQQEKRKKRAEKEAKRAQKKNRKKRKSKLEDLKDSEPPPIVRKSKAKLEESDYDSEAIRRMQDQLAFNSDVFVLNQLLLGVQFYGNYEREMWDAVERNRQLENKHNSRISRHCKTVILPDRLQDAVDQRVKFLPKHGIRKNELQPLHSQTCYVIHDNIEISNPGETSVYSILTDAPIYKLEIEDGLEEKLNSAGKRRRAYCHHGYIKLKSTEYIKPNNPSPLDEINENGASVYGDEPNGLSKQQRSKQNRKNSSTSESDTLDEEDEVDDEEEDVPVVRFGKLNYRDSVANKPLKTANGSIYGMNLRLLIPSTSTSSTSPPSSEYDYAYITAINTHQPLSIMKGMCEEHPVSTTVLPDYCVTTVNCPTELNQGYYSDAESDADKLGYLAKGGLAVKSNPVEYITEQRQYLNSKGFLAYFINLFQNTLAQELGIATEDLDRATWKGAVIYSGCWEIIPAILCPWPREAVEWIHRKREVKVNPLNKQKFQWPTPPMIQKVKSFGCHVIPSGYAPKQGNNRYRQLEWKIVFPEAERYLDSCLTNTQTKIYMLTKLLFKTFVDPAFTSGVSMFGNEHLRAHLFWQCESNYAAWPEDYLGEALMRFLNALLDRIKTHKLPDYFLPSRNLFENIPEKVLVELHKRIFRITENPVMHILVALRNMKLPGGNVTFYPKIRIKRLYSVLIIENPLKIINPLIGDDSENLAAEDSADDDGYEKEVAVGSMAYFNQQEVESRKQRTRIVRFMEKEKKKQDQKTIEERRVSVDSIDLMFSPLKHMENIRRQLIYNIFVQHFIDMAQTSYVFRSLNQGLIYLKQAERLCSLLSDDHGVEEARKFLSKIYSLRGEIQKTIHHTSYGPALPKRSSIAQSPQNRRVRMKSPKQTGRPSYTNLSPEVPQSPADSPWQSPENDRRRRAVKRVSVQVHPGPSSSRLNVPPTTDQDDISRLLGNVSVVS
- the LOC131425620 gene encoding uncharacterized protein LOC131425620 isoform X1, with translation MGRSASKQSTPNNPWEAEIARKKRREQSARDRAKEVKAERKQQEKRKKRAEKEAKRAQKKNRKKRKSKLEDLKDSEPPPIVRKSKAKLEESDYDSEAIRRMQDQLAFNSDVFVLNQLLLGVQFYGNYEREMWDAVERNRQLENKHNSRISRHCKTVILPDRLQDAVDQRVKFLPKHGIRKNELQPLHSQTCYVIHDNIEISNPGETSVYSILTDAPIYKLEIEDGLEEKLNSAGKRRRAYCHHGYIKLKSTEYIKPNNPSPLDEINENGASVYGDEPNGLSKQQRSKQNRKNSSTSESDTLDEEDEVDDEEEDVPVVRFGKLNYRDSVANKPLKTANGSIYGMNLRLLIPSTSTSSTSPPSSEYDYAYITAINTHQPLSIMKGMCEEHPVSTTVLPDYCVTTVNCPTELNQGYYSDAESDADKLGYLAKGGLAVKSNPVEYITEQRQYLNSKGFLAYFINLFQNTLAQELGIATEDLDRATWKGAVIYSGCWEIIPAILCPWPREAVEWIHRKREVKVNPLNKQKFQWPTPPMIQKVKSFGCHVIPSGYAPKQGNNRYRQLEWKIVFPEAERYLDSCLTNTQTKIYMLTKLLFKTFVDPAFTSGVSMFGNEHLRAHLFWQCESNYAAWPEDYLGEALMRFLNALLDRIKTHKLPDYFLPSRNLFENIPEKVLVELHKRIFRITENPVMHILVALRNMKLPGGNVTFYPKIRIKRLYSVLIIENPLKIINPLIGDDSENLAAEDSADDDGYEKEVAVGSMAYFNQQEVESRKQRTRIVRFMEKEKKKQDQKTIEERRVSVDSIDLMFFFNSQFSPLKHMENIRRQLIYNIFVQHFIDMAQTSYVFRSLNQGLIYLKQAERLCSLLSDDHGVEEARKFLSKIYSLRGEIQKTIHHTSYGPALPKRSSIAQSPQNRRVRMKSPKQTGRPSYTNLSPEVPQSPADSPWQSPENDRRRRAVKRVSVQVHPGPSSSRLNVPPTTDQDDISRLLGNVSVVS